In the genome of Streptomyces fagopyri, the window ATGCTCCACGCGGGCCAGAAGCTGGACCGGTTCGGCAGCGAGGCGGGCCGGTTCCTCGCCCCGGCGGGCACCAGGTACGGCAAGCGTTCGATCCCGCCGTCGAGCCTCAACACCATGGACCCGCGCTACCCGTACGACTACCACGTGTACAAGGTGACCAAGGACGTCGTGGTGTGCGCGGGCAGGACCGCCCCCGGGTTCGAGCAGTCGGGCCTCGGCATCCAGTATGTGACGTCAAGTCAGTTCTGTCCGAGCATCCCGCGTACCACGGTGGCGGACCTCGTACGCAACGGCACCCTGCGGCGAATCGTCAAGTAGTCCCCCGCGTCCGCGCGGGAACCCGCCGAAGCCGGACCCGGTCACATCCGGGTCCGGCTTCGGCCCCGAGGAAGGACCGACGCCATGGACCGGTTCGAGCTGTGCCGGGCCCTCCGGGCGGCCGGGGTCCCCTCCGCGTACTACGAGATCCCGGACTGCCCCGGCGAACATCGGGCCGCGGACCGGTACTTCCTCGAAGAACGTGACGGGGAATGGCTGGTGGGCGTCCACGAGCGGAGACGGCGCGAGGTCTTCGAACGGTTCGCCGACGAGGGCCGGGCCTGCGGCTGGATCTACGACCGCCTCACCGACGAGGGACCGGCTCCCGGGCCGGACTGAGGACGGTCCCATGATTCCCGGCGGCCGGGCGACGAGGGCCACGGCACCCCGCCGCGCGGTCGGACCGACCGGACACACCGGGCACGAGGACGGCCCTCCGCCGTACGACCCTCCGGCGTACGACGCACGGCGTCCGACACCGAGCGCCGGCCCCCCGGGGGGATCACGGGCCGGCCTCCCGCCTCACCACGCGGCGGGAATCGCGCGCACGCCGCACGACGGGCGTCACCCGCTCCGCCGTCATCCGCTCCGCCGTCACCTCCGCCGCGCGGCGCGACCGGCACCGGCACCGGTGCTCAGACGTGCTGGACGGCGCCGTGCTCGATGAGGCTTCTGGCGCAGTCCAGTACGGTCTCGCCGGCCGGCCGGGGCCGCCAGCCGAGAACCCGCCGCGCCTTGTCCGTGCTGTGCCGGTTGCGGCGGCCGAGGGCCGGCGTGATCTCACGCAGCGACGGGTCCCGGAACCGGGCCGCGAGCCGGACCGCGAAGTCCGGGACCTGCCGGGTGGAGACCCGGCGGCCGTCCGCGCCGAGGCCGTCCCGCAGGATGCGGGCCATCTCCGTCATCCAGGTGAACTCGCCGGTGGCGAGGAAGCGTTGGCCCGCGGCGTCCGGCGACGTCATCGCCCGGAGGTGCACGTCGACGAGATCACGGACGTCCACGATCTCCAGCCCGATCCGCGGGATGCCGGACATGGCACCGGAGATCATGCGCCCGACGATTCCGACGGAACCGAGGGTGGCCGTCGTGAGGATGGGGCCGAACACGGCGCCGGGCAGCACGGTGGTCAGTTCGGTGCGTCCCGGGTGGCTGTCCATGAAGTCCCACGCGGCCCGCTCGGCGAGCGTCTTCGAGCGGCGGTAGGGGATCAGCGTGGGATCGTCCGGGTCGGTCCACAGCGTCTCGTCGGTCACGCCCTCCGTCGCGTACGACGACGGGCTCGCGGCGTTCGCCGCCGAGGTCATCACGACGCGCCCGACCCCGGCCCTGGTCGCGGCACGCAGTACGCGCAGCGCGCCGTCGCGGGCCGGGGCGATGAGCGCGTCCGGATCACGGGGGTCGGCGCCGCCGAGCGGGGAGGCGACGTGCAGTACGCGGTCGACACCCTTGACCGCGGCGTCCCAGCCGTCGTCCGCCGTGAGGTCCGCGACGGCGAAGCCCAGCCGGCCGGCGGGGTCGACGACGGTCGACACGGCGTCGACGACGGCCTGCTTCTTCCCCTCGTCCCGCACGGTGGTCCGCACTTCGTAGCCGCCGCGCAGCAGCTCCGCGATGCACCAGCCCGCGATGTAGCCGCTGCCACCGGTCACCAGAACCACTTCGGCCATGGCCGTTCTCCGCTTCGTCAGGTGGGTGTGGGAAAATGAAACGGAAGCCCCTCCGTTACGGCTTCGAACGTACCGGAAGCCCTTCCGTTTCGC includes:
- a CDS encoding TNT domain-containing protein; amino-acid sequence: MPAPIAPALRPYFFCGDWRLGPKRLPMYGKLGRILHRYDRLGGLTAVTFLNRWWDPTADSGQGDWRYPPDDGYTHRNQTVVAAPLMLHAGQKLDRFGSEAGRFLAPAGTRYGKRSIPPSSLNTMDPRYPYDYHVYKVTKDVVVCAGRTAPGFEQSGLGIQYVTSSQFCPSIPRTTVADLVRNGTLRRIVK
- a CDS encoding NAD-dependent epimerase/dehydratase family protein — translated: MAEVVLVTGGSGYIAGWCIAELLRGGYEVRTTVRDEGKKQAVVDAVSTVVDPAGRLGFAVADLTADDGWDAAVKGVDRVLHVASPLGGADPRDPDALIAPARDGALRVLRAATRAGVGRVVMTSAANAASPSSYATEGVTDETLWTDPDDPTLIPYRRSKTLAERAAWDFMDSHPGRTELTTVLPGAVFGPILTTATLGSVGIVGRMISGAMSGIPRIGLEIVDVRDLVDVHLRAMTSPDAAGQRFLATGEFTWMTEMARILRDGLGADGRRVSTRQVPDFAVRLAARFRDPSLREITPALGRRNRHSTDKARRVLGWRPRPAGETVLDCARSLIEHGAVQHV